One part of the Orenia metallireducens genome encodes these proteins:
- a CDS encoding NAD(P)/FAD-dependent oxidoreductase — MYDLIVVGGGAAGMMAAGIAANRGKEVLLLEKNEQLGKKILITGKGRCNLTNDCGIEEIIKNFPDNGKFLYSALYTFSNWQLKDFFNKLGVKTKVERGDRVFPVSDSARDVVEALKRFIKDAGVEVKLKTSVEKIIAENREVKGVKTSGGKEYYTSNVLIAVGGKSYPTTGSSGDGYTMAEDLGHNIRSVKPSLVPLKTKEEWVKELQGLNLRNVSATLMIDDKKKKEEFGEMLFTHFGVSGPIILTLSRDVVDYLGKAQIKLRINLKPALSYEQLDNRLQRDFEEYSRKQFKNSLGDLLPSKLIPVIINLSSISEDKEVNQITKEERQELVELLTNLEITIIGTMGFNLSIVTKGGVATDEINPSTMESKLVQGLYFAGEVIDVDAYTGGFNLQGAFSMGYLVGNNI, encoded by the coding sequence ATGTATGATTTAATTGTAGTAGGAGGCGGTGCAGCAGGGATGATGGCTGCAGGTATAGCAGCTAATCGTGGTAAGGAGGTCTTATTATTAGAGAAGAATGAACAGTTGGGTAAGAAGATATTGATTACTGGTAAGGGTAGATGTAATTTAACTAATGATTGTGGGATAGAGGAAATTATTAAAAATTTCCCTGATAATGGAAAGTTTTTATATAGTGCATTATATACTTTTTCTAATTGGCAGTTAAAAGATTTCTTTAATAAACTAGGTGTTAAGACCAAAGTAGAGAGGGGAGATAGAGTCTTTCCAGTCTCTGATTCTGCAAGAGATGTCGTTGAAGCTCTTAAAAGGTTTATTAAGGATGCAGGAGTTGAGGTGAAGTTGAAGACTAGTGTAGAGAAAATAATTGCTGAGAACAGAGAGGTAAAGGGAGTTAAAACCTCTGGTGGGAAGGAGTACTACACTTCCAATGTCCTAATTGCTGTTGGGGGAAAATCTTATCCTACAACAGGTTCTTCTGGTGATGGTTATACTATGGCAGAAGATTTAGGACATAATATAAGGTCTGTTAAACCTTCTTTAGTTCCTTTAAAAACTAAAGAGGAGTGGGTTAAAGAGTTACAAGGGTTAAACTTAAGAAATGTTAGCGCAACTTTAATGATTGATGATAAGAAGAAGAAAGAAGAGTTTGGTGAGATGCTATTTACTCATTTTGGAGTCAGTGGACCTATTATCTTAACCCTAAGTCGTGATGTAGTGGATTACTTAGGTAAAGCACAGATTAAGTTAAGGATTAATCTGAAACCAGCTTTGTCCTATGAGCAGCTTGATAATAGATTACAAAGAGACTTTGAAGAATATTCTCGTAAACAGTTTAAGAATAGTTTAGGGGACCTATTACCAAGTAAGCTGATACCTGTAATTATTAATCTATCATCTATTTCTGAAGACAAAGAAGTTAATCAGATTACTAAAGAGGAAAGACAAGAATTGGTTGAACTGTTGACCAACTTGGAAATTACTATTATAGGAACTATGGGTTTTAACCTCTCTATTGTGACCAAAGGTGGAGTTGCTACTGATGAAATTAATCCAAGTACTATGGAATCTAAGTTGGTTCAAGGGCTCTATTTTGCTGGAGAGGTTATTGATGTAGATGCTTATACAGGAGGCTTTAACTTACAAGGTGCTTTTTCTATGGGATATTTAGTAGGAAATAATATTTAA
- a CDS encoding HutP family protein: MGNNEETSKKVATAAIKMALSDRDEENILKADYKGQDMKVAAVDFGGNFNSSVKTMIERAIVAAKREGVIKETHTEQGAVAGATREALIQINPKAIGFNVGGKIGVAREGDHISVAVFFAIGLLHLNEMAIGLGHRAVT, encoded by the coding sequence ATGGGAAATAACGAAGAAACAAGTAAGAAGGTGGCAACAGCAGCGATTAAGATGGCATTAAGTGATAGGGATGAAGAAAATATTTTAAAGGCAGATTATAAAGGACAAGATATGAAGGTGGCGGCAGTTGATTTTGGCGGAAATTTTAATTCATCAGTTAAGACTATGATTGAAAGAGCAATTGTAGCTGCTAAGAGAGAAGGTGTTATTAAAGAGACTCATACCGAGCAGGGGGCAGTAGCAGGTGCTACCAGAGAAGCCTTGATTCAGATAAATCCTAAAGCAATTGGTTTTAATGTAGGGGGTAAGATTGGAGTGGCTAGAGAGGGAGATCATATCAGTGTAGCTGTCTTCTTTGCTATTGGTTTATTACACTTAAATGAGATGGCAATAGGATTAGGACATAGAGCAGTAACTTGA
- the aroH gene encoding chorismate mutase: protein MIRGIRGAITVESNDTEEILVATKELLEKVTEENGIIEDRIASIFFSMTSDLDQAFPAVAARELGWTNVPLFCVKELDIEGSLSRCIRILIHYNTDKEQDQIKHIYLREAKRLRPDLVEKEGV, encoded by the coding sequence GTGATTAGGGGAATCAGAGGAGCTATTACAGTAGAGAGTAATGATACAGAGGAGATATTAGTTGCTACTAAGGAACTACTAGAGAAGGTTACTGAAGAGAATGGAATAATTGAAGATAGGATTGCTTCAATTTTCTTTTCGATGACCTCTGATTTAGATCAGGCATTTCCAGCAGTAGCTGCAAGAGAGTTAGGTTGGACTAATGTTCCTTTATTTTGTGTAAAGGAATTGGATATTGAGGGTTCTTTAAGTAGATGTATTAGGATATTGATTCATTATAATACTGATAAGGAGCAAGATCAGATTAAACATATTTACCTAAGAGAAGCTAAGAGGTTAAGACCAGACTTAGTAGAGAAAGAGGGAGTTTAG
- the hisC gene encoding histidinol-phosphate transaminase, producing MVDKIVVRKEIMDIKPYVPGKPIDEVKRELGLKEVIKLASNENPLGPSPMAIDKMKEAITKVNIYPDGNVHNLREKLSKSLGIEASQLIFGNGSDELLVLLAQAFIKPDDEVVMADITFSEYEFATKIMGGKIIEVPLKNNTHDLEAMLAAVTDKTKMVFICNPNNPTGTIVGRREVEGFLAKVPEDVIVVFDEAYYEYVDNSDYPQTINYLNDYDNVIILRTFSKIYGLGGLRLGYGISSSKLISYIDRVRQPFNINSIAQVAAEASLDDQDHVSKSLEYNRQGKEYLYQEFERLGLEYVPTETNFILIDLGRSNQEVFQKMLKKGIIIRSLASYGYETEARVTIGLPEENKKMIKALEEVLS from the coding sequence ATGGTAGATAAAATAGTAGTAAGAAAAGAGATTATGGACATTAAACCATACGTTCCTGGAAAGCCAATAGATGAGGTTAAACGAGAATTAGGGCTTAAGGAAGTGATTAAATTAGCTTCAAATGAGAACCCTTTAGGACCGTCACCAATGGCAATTGATAAGATGAAAGAAGCAATTACAAAGGTGAATATCTATCCTGATGGAAATGTACATAATTTAAGAGAGAAGCTAAGCAAGAGCTTAGGGATTGAAGCTTCCCAATTAATCTTTGGTAATGGATCTGATGAATTACTGGTATTATTGGCTCAGGCTTTTATCAAGCCTGATGATGAAGTAGTAATGGCTGATATTACTTTTAGTGAGTATGAATTTGCTACTAAGATTATGGGTGGAAAGATTATTGAGGTTCCTCTAAAGAATAATACTCATGATTTAGAGGCTATGCTAGCAGCGGTAACTGATAAGACCAAGATGGTATTTATCTGTAATCCTAACAATCCAACAGGAACTATAGTTGGAAGAAGAGAGGTTGAAGGCTTCTTAGCTAAAGTACCAGAGGATGTAATTGTAGTCTTTGATGAAGCCTATTATGAGTATGTAGATAATAGTGATTATCCTCAAACTATAAATTATTTAAATGATTATGATAATGTGATTATCTTAAGGACATTCTCTAAAATCTATGGTTTAGGTGGGTTAAGGTTAGGTTATGGAATTAGTAGTTCTAAGTTAATTAGTTATATTGATAGGGTAAGACAGCCTTTTAATATTAATTCTATAGCTCAGGTAGCTGCTGAAGCCAGTTTAGATGATCAAGATCATGTATCAAAATCCCTAGAGTATAATCGCCAAGGAAAGGAATACCTATACCAAGAGTTTGAGAGGTTGGGGTTAGAATATGTTCCAACTGAGACCAACTTTATTCTAATAGATTTAGGTAGGTCTAACCAAGAAGTATTCCAAAAGATGCTCAAGAAGGGGATTATTATCAGAAGCTTAGCTTCTTATGGCTATGAAACTGAAGCTAGAGTAACTATTGGTTTACCAGAAGAGAATAAGAAGATGATTAAGGCATTAGAAGAAGTATTATCATAA
- the aroF gene encoding 3-deoxy-7-phosphoheptulonate synthase, translating to MVIVMESSAKQEEIKNVIEKIETAGFEAHPDSGKTQTIIGVVGEGRREEVLNSIGAFPGVEKVVEISKPYKLAGLDFKPEPSVIDIDGVKIGGGHFAIMAGPCAIESKEQLFEAAQQVKEGGAKILRGGAFKPRTSPYSFQGMKEDGLKLLAEARERTGLKIVTEVMDTRDVELVAKYADILQIGARNMQNFSLLKEVGNTDKAVLLKRGMTATYKELLMAAEYIMAGGNYNVILCERGIRTFTTETRNTVDMAIVPVIRELSHLPVIIDPSHGTGNWKYVSPLAKAALAIGADGLMVEVHPDPKNALCDGPQSLKPEKFKAMVEELKAIAAVTNTKL from the coding sequence ATGGTAATCGTAATGGAGAGTAGTGCAAAACAAGAGGAGATTAAAAATGTAATTGAAAAGATTGAAACAGCAGGATTTGAGGCTCACCCTGATAGTGGTAAGACTCAGACTATTATTGGTGTAGTAGGTGAAGGTAGAAGAGAAGAGGTGCTTAACTCTATTGGAGCTTTTCCTGGTGTAGAGAAAGTAGTAGAGATTAGTAAGCCTTATAAGCTGGCAGGTTTAGATTTTAAACCTGAACCATCAGTAATAGATATAGATGGTGTAAAGATTGGTGGGGGACACTTTGCAATTATGGCAGGTCCATGTGCAATTGAGAGTAAGGAGCAGCTATTTGAAGCAGCACAGCAGGTTAAAGAAGGTGGAGCTAAGATTTTACGTGGTGGTGCTTTTAAGCCTAGAACTTCTCCATACAGCTTCCAAGGTATGAAGGAAGATGGATTAAAGTTATTAGCAGAGGCTAGAGAGAGAACTGGGCTTAAGATAGTGACTGAGGTAATGGATACAAGAGATGTAGAGTTAGTAGCAAAATATGCCGATATCTTACAGATTGGTGCTCGTAATATGCAGAATTTCTCTTTATTAAAAGAGGTAGGTAATACTGATAAAGCAGTACTATTAAAGAGAGGTATGACTGCTACTTATAAGGAGCTATTAATGGCTGCTGAATATATTATGGCTGGCGGTAACTATAATGTAATCTTATGTGAGAGAGGAATTAGAACCTTTACTACTGAAACTAGAAATACTGTCGATATGGCTATTGTTCCTGTAATTAGAGAGTTAAGCCATTTACCAGTAATTATAGATCCAAGCCATGGAACAGGAAACTGGAAATATGTATCACCATTAGCGAAAGCAGCATTAGCAATAGGTGCAGATGGTCTAATGGTTGAAGTACATCCTGACCCTAAAAACGCTTTATGTGATGGACCTCAATCATTAAAGCCTGAGAAATTTAAGGCTATGGTAGAAGAATTAAAGGCTATAGCAGCAGTTACTAATACTAAGCTTTAA
- a CDS encoding prephenate dehydrogenase has protein sequence MIKRVAIIGVGLIGSSLGLALGDIKEVEEVIGIDKNQDYLKEALDIGAIDRIATLEEGVRDVDLIIIATPVGIIKDLVVEILPYIRNETIITDVGSTKSTIVRELEGLVGDHIYIGGHPMTGAETSGPSGADKYLFENAIYVLTETKNTDQDSLEKLKNILERIGSQVLILSPESHDRMVAVTSHLPHLIAVNLMSVIEQFSQEDDKVTSLIAGGFRDTTRIAAGDPVMWRDIFLNNREMVLETINIFEERLASLKELILKEERESLEQTLAEIRDARIRLPMKKKGLLPSNFELIITLKDEPNAIGRVASLLGDAEINIQDIEVLKVRDEGGTIRLSFSQEEKQEKAYRLLKENNYKVIKK, from the coding sequence ATGATTAAGCGAGTAGCGATTATTGGAGTAGGACTAATTGGTTCCTCTTTGGGTTTAGCTTTAGGTGATATTAAAGAGGTTGAAGAGGTCATCGGAATTGATAAGAACCAAGATTATCTAAAAGAGGCTTTAGATATAGGTGCAATTGATAGAATTGCTACCTTAGAGGAAGGGGTTAGAGATGTAGATTTAATTATAATAGCTACCCCTGTAGGTATTATTAAAGATTTAGTTGTAGAAATACTACCTTACATTAGGAATGAAACAATTATTACTGATGTAGGTAGTACAAAATCTACTATAGTTAGAGAATTAGAAGGTTTAGTTGGAGACCATATCTATATTGGTGGTCATCCTATGACTGGTGCTGAGACCTCTGGACCAAGTGGGGCAGATAAGTATCTCTTTGAGAATGCTATTTATGTCTTAACAGAAACTAAGAACACAGATCAAGATAGCTTAGAAAAGCTTAAAAATATATTAGAGAGAATAGGATCACAAGTCTTGATTCTCTCTCCTGAAAGTCATGACAGGATGGTGGCTGTAACTAGTCACCTTCCCCATTTAATAGCAGTGAATTTGATGAGTGTAATTGAGCAATTTAGCCAAGAGGATGATAAGGTTACCTCTTTAATTGCTGGAGGATTTAGAGATACTACTAGAATAGCAGCAGGCGATCCTGTGATGTGGAGAGATATCTTCTTAAATAATCGGGAGATGGTCTTAGAGACGATCAATATATTTGAAGAGAGGTTAGCATCTCTTAAAGAGCTAATACTAAAGGAAGAACGAGAGAGTTTGGAACAGACCTTAGCAGAGATAAGGGATGCTAGAATTAGACTTCCAATGAAGAAAAAAGGTTTGTTACCAAGTAATTTTGAATTGATTATAACATTAAAGGATGAACCCAATGCAATTGGAAGGGTTGCCTCATTATTAGGGGATGCAGAGATTAATATCCAGGACATAGAGGTTTTAAAGGTTAGAGATGAAGGTGGAACGATTAGATTGAGTTTCAGTCAAGAAGAAAAACAGGAAAAAGCCTACAGACTATTAAAAGAAAATAATTACAAAGTAATTAAGAAGTAG
- the aroA gene encoding 3-phosphoshikimate 1-carboxyvinyltransferase: MRLRVEAKDSLQGRIKVPGDKSISHRSVMLGALAEGKTEIEGFLTGEDCLSTVKAFQDMGVKIEGVGTDQMVVYGVGLRGLKEPKDLLDFGNSGTTTRLMLGILAGQEFYSVATGDDSLRSRPMARVTKPLSTMGGEFYGRDNTNLLPITVVGQGKLDSISYDSPVASAQVKSAILLAGLYGEGITEVREPAKSRDHTERMLEYFGADIEVDGLKVKVKGNPRLIGKKVVVPGDISSAAFLIVAAMITEGSEIIIENVGLNPTRDGVIEALRKMNGNFELLNQREVNGEPIADIKVKSSQLKGTVIDGDLIPLLIDEIPILAVAASQAEGKTIIKDAEELRVKETDRIDAMVKELTRLGVEVKEREDGMEIVGKQKIAGGVTCQSYHDHRIAMSMAVAGLIAEDAVEVEGAECINISFPNFKKLLDSLSK; this comes from the coding sequence ATGAGATTAAGAGTAGAAGCTAAAGATAGTTTACAGGGTAGAATAAAAGTTCCAGGAGATAAATCTATCTCCCACCGTTCTGTGATGTTAGGGGCTTTAGCTGAAGGTAAGACAGAGATTGAGGGGTTTCTAACAGGAGAGGATTGTTTAAGTACAGTTAAAGCCTTTCAAGATATGGGGGTTAAGATTGAAGGTGTTGGTACTGACCAGATGGTAGTATATGGTGTAGGATTAAGAGGGTTAAAAGAGCCAAAGGATTTATTGGACTTTGGTAATTCTGGAACTACTACTCGTTTGATGTTAGGTATATTGGCAGGACAAGAATTTTACTCTGTAGCTACTGGTGATGATTCTTTAAGAAGTAGACCAATGGCTAGGGTAACTAAACCTTTAAGCACTATGGGTGGAGAGTTCTATGGCCGTGATAATACAAATCTCTTACCGATTACAGTGGTTGGTCAAGGTAAATTAGATAGTATCTCCTATGATTCCCCTGTGGCTAGTGCTCAAGTTAAGTCAGCTATTTTATTGGCTGGATTATATGGAGAAGGAATAACTGAAGTTAGAGAGCCTGCTAAATCTAGAGACCATACTGAGCGGATGTTAGAGTATTTTGGAGCTGATATTGAGGTTGATGGTCTGAAAGTTAAAGTAAAGGGTAATCCTAGATTAATCGGTAAGAAGGTAGTAGTCCCTGGTGATATATCTTCTGCAGCCTTTTTGATAGTAGCAGCAATGATTACTGAAGGTTCAGAGATAATTATAGAGAATGTTGGATTAAATCCTACTAGAGATGGTGTAATTGAAGCTTTAAGAAAGATGAATGGTAACTTTGAGTTGTTAAATCAACGTGAGGTCAATGGAGAGCCGATAGCAGATATTAAAGTGAAGAGTAGTCAATTAAAAGGAACAGTGATTGATGGTGATTTAATTCCACTTTTAATAGATGAGATTCCAATCTTGGCGGTAGCAGCTAGCCAAGCAGAGGGCAAAACTATTATTAAAGATGCTGAAGAATTAAGAGTTAAAGAGACCGATAGAATTGATGCTATGGTTAAAGAATTGACTAGATTGGGTGTAGAGGTTAAAGAGAGGGAAGATGGAATGGAAATTGTAGGTAAGCAGAAAATAGCAGGTGGAGTCACTTGTCAGAGCTATCATGACCATCGGATTGCTATGTCTATGGCAGTAGCAGGGTTGATAGCTGAAGATGCAGTAGAGGTAGAAGGTGCTGAATGTATCAATATCTCTTTTCCTAACTTTAAAAAGTTATTAGATAGTTTATCAAAATAA
- a CDS encoding 2'-5' RNA ligase yields MVKAADLKEELFIVLIPKKSDLVKALNIQEAISKHYDLYNEDDYPELHITLNRINKKYIKEAKEIIEEVVQDYRKSSIELEINNLECFCLSEKFLVLKVDKTDSLISLSTQLHQKLANKNLSTISNYEEWSFHMSLISNIFAKNPIPDQDFKKICSILDGIPQKISTIGERIEVWRPTLDKEKKVIASFKL; encoded by the coding sequence GTGGTTAAAGCAGCAGATTTAAAAGAAGAGTTATTCATTGTATTAATTCCTAAAAAGAGTGATCTGGTAAAAGCATTAAATATACAAGAAGCTATTTCCAAACATTATGATTTATACAATGAGGATGATTATCCTGAATTGCATATAACTTTAAATAGAATAAATAAAAAATATATTAAAGAAGCTAAGGAGATTATAGAGGAAGTAGTTCAAGATTATCGAAAAAGTTCTATTGAGCTTGAAATAAATAATCTTGAATGCTTCTGTCTTAGCGAAAAATTTCTTGTATTAAAGGTAGATAAGACAGATTCCCTAATTAGCCTTAGCACTCAACTCCATCAGAAATTGGCTAATAAGAATTTATCAACTATCAGTAATTATGAAGAGTGGTCCTTCCATATGAGTCTAATCAGTAATATCTTTGCTAAAAACCCAATCCCTGACCAAGACTTTAAGAAAATCTGCTCTATTTTAGATGGGATTCCACAGAAGATATCTACCATAGGTGAGCGTATAGAGGTTTGGAGACCTACCTTAGATAAGGAGAAGAAAGTAATTGCTAGCTTTAAATTATAA
- a CDS encoding HAMP domain-containing protein, protein MINPINAIRVVLAKVAEGDFSYEVEIEANNQLGSMANNLNKAIDSLNFIINQFEKILSKVANGDFTEKVNVKVGKELEEMARNLNQAIDSLRDVIYGVKQNAVNVNNLSTEIAELSS, encoded by the coding sequence ATTATTAACCCAATTAATGCTATTAGGGTAGTTTTAGCAAAGGTGGCTGAAGGGGATTTTAGCTATGAGGTTGAGATAGAGGCAAACAATCAATTAGGAAGTATGGCTAATAATCTTAATAAAGCTATTGATTCACTAAACTTTATCATTAATCAGTTTGAAAAAATACTCTCAAAGGTAGCCAATGGGGACTTTACAGAGAAGGTAAATGTCAAAGTAGGAAAGGAATTAGAAGAGATGGCTAGAAACCTAAATCAAGCCATAGATTCCTTAAGGGATGTGATTTATGGAGTCAAACAAAATGCAGTCAATGTCAACAATTTATCAACTGAGATTGCAGAGCTTAGCAGTTAA
- a CDS encoding MJ1255/VC2487 family glycosyltransferase — translation MRIAYYIQGEGSGHVFRSLPVIRHLQQSHQVRLIANNKAYKVLTNLGYQVAKINGSSLAYNNNKMNYIKTLINFLESSPEILKMVFSKELKDLAKFNPDLIISDFEPTGFYLGNFLRIPVIAIDNINLITQCKNFEYPIKYLLHFLMAKLITKTWSPSANYYYVPSFIKLKTKKNVELIEPIIREEILKLSPIDQGHILVYLSSKTPHLLELLKKYPQKEFYVFGYDREYTEENLHFRKYGDGFTKLFESASAVIANGGFSFISEAIYLKKPIYSIPIAKHFEQLLNALNLEKMGYGNWSRKANESDLIKFINNLDYYRKNLGEFQRRDNSSFWQSLDNKLLELKQQKERFSYFPQLYKR, via the coding sequence ATGAGAATTGCTTATTATATTCAAGGTGAAGGAAGTGGTCATGTCTTTAGGAGTCTACCTGTGATTAGACATCTACAACAGAGTCACCAAGTTAGATTGATTGCCAATAATAAAGCTTACAAAGTACTTACTAATCTAGGGTATCAAGTAGCTAAGATTAATGGAAGCAGTTTGGCTTATAATAATAATAAGATGAATTATATTAAAACATTAATTAATTTTTTAGAGAGTTCACCAGAGATTCTAAAGATGGTCTTTAGCAAAGAATTGAAGGATTTAGCAAAATTTAATCCTGATTTGATCATCAGTGACTTTGAACCTACTGGATTCTATCTAGGGAATTTTTTAAGAATACCTGTAATCGCAATCGATAATATCAATTTAATTACCCAATGTAAGAATTTTGAATATCCAATTAAGTATTTACTCCATTTTCTAATGGCAAAGTTGATTACTAAGACCTGGTCCCCTTCGGCCAACTACTATTATGTTCCATCATTTATCAAGCTAAAAACCAAGAAGAATGTTGAACTAATTGAGCCGATTATCAGAGAAGAAATTTTAAAATTAAGCCCTATAGATCAAGGGCATATCTTAGTCTATTTATCCTCTAAAACACCTCATCTCTTAGAATTATTAAAAAAATATCCCCAAAAAGAGTTCTATGTCTTTGGCTATGACCGAGAATATACAGAAGAGAACCTCCACTTTCGCAAATATGGTGATGGTTTTACTAAACTATTTGAAAGTGCCTCAGCAGTTATTGCCAATGGCGGCTTCTCCTTTATCTCAGAGGCTATCTATTTGAAAAAACCAATCTATTCCATACCAATAGCCAAACATTTTGAACAGTTATTAAATGCTTTAAATCTAGAGAAGATGGGTTATGGTAACTGGTCTAGGAAGGCTAATGAGAGCGATTTAATTAAGTTTATCAATAACTTGGATTATTATCGTAAAAATTTAGGGGAATTTCAAAGAAGGGATAACTCTTCCTTTTGGCAGAGTCTAGATAATAAACTATTAGAATTAAAACAGCAAAAGGAGAGATTTTCTTACTTCCCTCAACTTTATAAGCGATAA
- the map gene encoding type I methionyl aminopeptidase, whose product MIIRKSEREIEIMRKAGSIVAQTHALLAEKVAPGITTGELDRIAEEFILSKGGKPAFKGYQGFPSTLCVAVNEEVVHGFPGERVLEEGDIIGIDLGVLIDGFYGDSAYTLAVGEISDKAQNLLKVTEESLHKGIEQAVEGNRLSDISHAIQEYVEAKDYSVVRRFVGHGVGRNLHEDPQVPNFGAAGRGPRLREGMVLAIEPMINVGTHRVKILDDGWTVITADKELSAHFEHTVAITKDGPRILTLP is encoded by the coding sequence ATGATTATTAGAAAGTCAGAACGTGAAATAGAGATTATGAGAAAAGCAGGAAGCATAGTTGCTCAAACTCATGCGCTCTTAGCTGAAAAGGTTGCTCCAGGAATTACTACTGGAGAATTAGATAGAATTGCAGAAGAGTTTATTCTAAGTAAAGGAGGAAAGCCTGCTTTTAAAGGATATCAAGGTTTTCCTAGTACTTTATGTGTAGCAGTTAATGAAGAGGTTGTTCATGGTTTCCCTGGAGAGAGAGTTTTGGAAGAAGGAGATATTATCGGAATAGATTTAGGAGTTTTAATCGATGGCTTTTATGGTGATTCTGCCTATACTTTAGCTGTTGGTGAAATCTCTGATAAGGCTCAAAATCTATTGAAGGTTACTGAAGAGTCGTTACATAAAGGTATTGAGCAAGCTGTAGAAGGAAATAGACTCTCAGATATTTCTCATGCCATTCAAGAGTATGTTGAGGCAAAGGATTATTCAGTGGTACGGAGGTTTGTGGGACATGGGGTTGGAAGAAATCTACATGAAGATCCTCAAGTGCCCAACTTTGGGGCAGCAGGTAGAGGACCAAGGTTGAGAGAAGGGATGGTTTTAGCTATTGAGCCTATGATTAATGTAGGAACTCATAGAGTTAAGATATTAGATGATGGTTGGACTGTAATTACTGCTGATAAGGAGTTATCAGCACACTTTGAACATACTGTTGCTATAACTAAGGATGGTCCAAGAATTTTAACATTACCATAA
- a CDS encoding encapsulin-associated ferritin-like protein yields MAFHEENLPEEVKDFHRMIQTVIEELEAIDWYHQRAAATSDPQIRAIVEHNRDEEIEHAAMALEWLRRNYSNFDQYFQEFLFSDGPITHADDEHHQEHGHSHGPVDSPKMSITGDHSLGIKGLNKRG; encoded by the coding sequence ATGGCATTTCATGAAGAGAATTTACCAGAAGAGGTTAAAGATTTTCATAGAATGATTCAAACAGTAATTGAAGAGTTAGAAGCAATCGATTGGTATCATCAAAGGGCTGCAGCTACAAGTGATCCACAGATTAGAGCTATAGTAGAACATAATCGTGATGAAGAGATAGAGCATGCTGCTATGGCGTTAGAATGGTTGCGTCGTAATTATTCCAATTTTGACCAGTATTTTCAAGAATTTTTATTCAGTGATGGACCTATTACCCATGCTGATGATGAGCATCACCAAGAGCATGGTCATAGCCATGGACCTGTAGATAGTCCAAAGATGAGTATTACTGGAGACCATTCCTTAGGAATAAAAGGATTAAATAAAAGGGGGTAG
- a CDS encoding family 1 encapsulin nanocompartment shell protein, producing the protein MSNLRKKLAPIPPEAWGFIESEAKEVLNMKLSGRKAVSFIGPKGIDFAAVNTGRRILFDDSQLEGIRHYKRHVLPLVEVEVPFKMSLEEIEALSRGAEDVDTDSLIEAAEKLARAEDEAIFYGMDEVSIEGLIDASSQDIINISEEEGIVSAVANGVKNLVMENIEGPYILLLAPSLYSMLYNLNEIDDKGYPTKKRLEELIQGRVIPAPVLGDKGLLLSTRGDDFELIVGQDISIGYNSHDNDEIEFFFMESFTFRVNTPEAIVVLN; encoded by the coding sequence ATGAGTAATTTAAGAAAAAAACTAGCTCCAATCCCTCCTGAAGCTTGGGGATTTATAGAGTCAGAAGCTAAAGAAGTATTGAATATGAAGTTAAGTGGGCGTAAGGCAGTAAGCTTTATTGGACCAAAGGGAATAGATTTTGCTGCTGTTAATACAGGTAGAAGAATCTTATTTGATGATTCACAATTGGAGGGAATTAGACATTATAAAAGGCATGTACTACCTTTAGTAGAGGTTGAAGTCCCTTTTAAAATGAGTTTAGAGGAGATAGAAGCTTTATCACGTGGTGCTGAAGATGTAGATACTGACTCCTTAATTGAGGCAGCAGAGAAGTTAGCTAGGGCAGAGGATGAAGCAATCTTTTATGGAATGGATGAAGTTAGTATAGAAGGTCTAATAGATGCATCTTCTCAAGATATAATTAACATTAGTGAAGAAGAGGGGATAGTTTCAGCAGTAGCTAATGGGGTTAAGAACTTGGTAATGGAGAATATAGAAGGACCATATATTCTTCTATTAGCACCCTCCCTATATTCAATGTTATATAATTTAAATGAGATAGATGACAAAGGATATCCTACTAAGAAGAGGTTAGAAGAGTTGATTCAAGGAAGAGTTATTCCTGCTCCAGTACTTGGTGATAAAGGATTATTATTATCTACCCGTGGAGATGATTTTGAATTGATAGTTGGACAAGATATCTCTATTGGTTATAATTCTCATGATAATGATGAAATAGAGTTCTTTTTTATGGAATCCTTTACCTTTAGAGTAAATACACCTGAAGCTATAGTAGTATTAAATTAA